A genomic window from Oryctolagus cuniculus chromosome 12, mOryCun1.1, whole genome shotgun sequence includes:
- the RPP25 gene encoding ribonuclease P protein subunit p25 — protein sequence MENFRKVRSEEAPAGGGAEGGGPGSGPFADLAPGAVHMRVKEGSKIRNLLAFATASMAQPATRAIVFSGCGRATTKTVTCAEILKRRLAGLHQVTRLRYRSVREVWQSLPPEPSPGQAPGAPAASLSVLKNVPSLAILLSKDALDPRQPGYQPPSPHPGPSSPPAAPTAKRSRSEPAAGEASGKRSQPEPGAAHEDPTA from the coding sequence ATGGAGAACTTCCGTAAGGTGCGCTCCGAGGAGGCGCCGGCCGGGGGCGGTGCCGAGGGGGGCGGCCCGGGCTCCGGGCCCTTCGCGGACCTGGCCCCGGGCGCGGTGCACATGCGGGTCAAGGAGGGCAGCAAGATCCGGAACCTGCTGGCCTTCGCCACCGCCAGCATGGCGCAGCCAGCCACGCGCGCCATCGTCTTCAGCGGCTGCGGCCGGGCCACCACCAAGACCGTCACGTGCGCCGAGATCCTCAAGCGCCGCCTGGCGGGCTTGCACCAGGTCACGCGGCTGCGCTACCGGAGCGTGCGCGAGGTGTGGCAGAGCCTCCCGCCCGAGCCCTCGCCGGGACAGGCGCCTGGCGCACCGGCAGCCAGCCTCAGTGTGCTTAAGAACGTGCCCAGCCTCGCCATCCTGCTGTCCAAGGACGCGCTGGATCCGCGGCAGCCCGGCTACCAGCCCCCCAGCCCTCATCCCGGGCCCTCGTCCCCGCCAGCCGCGCCGACGGCCAAGAGGAGCCGGAGCGAACCTGCCGCTGGAGAAGCTTCGGGGAAGAGGTCGCAACCAGAGCCCGGCGCTGCGCACGAGGACCCGACGGCCTGA